The Microlunatus soli genome contains the following window.
GGCCCGCAGCGCGCGATCATTCGACACCAGGCCGGAGATGCCGTCTCGGCCGAAGTCACGGTCCTCGACGGGCCGTTCAGCTTCCTTGATCACCCGTTTAGTGTAGGGCGAGAACGCTGCGAACAGCGGATCGTCCGGGACAACCCGTCCACCACAACAGCAGGAGGTGCGATGCCAGAAGGGCACACGCTGCACCGTCTTGCCCTGGACCTGACCGACGCCTTCGCCGGCACCCACCCTCGGGTCAGCAGCCCGCAGGGCAGGTTCGCCGAGTCAGCGGCCATCATCGACGGCCGGCTCTGCACCGGAGCTCAGGCCAACGGTAAGCACCTGTGGCTGGAGTTCGAAGATCAACTTCTGCACATCCATCTCGGCCTGATCGGCAAATTCTCGTTGGCTCCGCCGGCGCCGCCGCGGGGCGAGATCCGGGTCCGGATCGCGTCGCCGGAGCTTGCTGCCGACCTCAGCGGTCCGCAGCTGTGCGTGCTGCGCACCGATGCCGAATTGCGTGCCCAACTGGCCAAGTTGGGCCCCGACCCGTTACGACCCGACGCCGACCCCGATCTGGCCTGGCAACGGATCCGTCGGTCGAATCGGCCGATCGGCGCCCTGTTGATGGACCAGAGCGTGTTGTCCGGCGTCGGCAACGTGTATCGCGCCGAGGTCCTGTTCCGGCAGCGGATCCGACCGCACATCGAGGGAAACCGGCTGAAGCGGAAATCCTGGCAGGCGATCTGGGACGACCTGGTGTGGCTGATGCCGCAAGGAGTCCGGGACAACCGGATCGACACCGTACGCGATGAGCACACGCCGGAGGCGATGGGCCGACCGCCGCGGGTCGATGATCATGGTGGCGAGGTGTACGTCTACCGCCGCTCACAGCAGCCCTGTCTGGTCTGTGGTTCTCGGGTCCGGACCGAGGTGCTGGCGGGACGCAATCTCTTCTGGTGTGGACGATGTCAGCGCCGGAGCTGACCTTCGAGATCGGTGACCTGGTGGTCACCGTGGGCTCCGGCGGCTTCCCCGCCAGGGTCGGCCACCGGCACCGGCCGGACCTGGACTTCCTGCGGGCACGGGCCGAGCCGGGTCGGCTGATGATCGCCCGCTCGCCCCAGCGGTGGGAGTTCGCCGGGTTGGTCACCGACGTCGACGAGACGGAGGCACGGTACGCCGTCGCCGGCCGCCCGGAGATCGAATACACCATCCGCAACACCTTCGCCGGCAACTGGCTGCAACGGCACATGGTGCTGAACACCTCGTCGGCCGCGATCACCATCGAGGACCTGGTGTTGGATCTGCAACCGGCCGCCGGCTACGTCGGATGGGCCTGGGCCGCGCCGACCGAGACCAGTTGGGCGGTGCAGCCGGCGGACGGCACCGGGCCGGTGTTGTCCGGCGAACTGACCCAGGGCACGGTGTCCAACCGCGACACCGACGGTTTCCACACCGGGCCGATGGTGCTGCCGCCCGGACGGCGGCTGGTCCTGCAGTGGCGGATCATGGTGGTCGACCAGGCTCCGGCCGTGGTCGCGCGGCGCACACTGTCACCGACCACCGAACTGCCGCCGAACGAGCCGTACGAGATCGACGATCCGGACGTCGCCGTACTGGTCGAGGACCCGTTGTCGCTGAGCACAGACGGCAACTCCCAGGTCGTGATCAGCGCCCGCCCCGGTCGCTATCCGATCGAGCTCCGCTCCGCCCGCGGCACCAGTCGACTCGAGGTGTCCTGGGTGCCGTCGACCGATGATCTGCTCACCGATATCGGCGGTGGTTGGCTGCAGGGCGATCGGTCGGCCGCCGGGGTGGCCCTGCTGCCGGGAGCCGGTGCCGCCCTCGGCCTGCAGCAGGCCTTCATCGGTCGCCTCGGCGACGTCGGTGACGAGGCCGAGGACGCCTTGTCGCTGCACACCACCCGGCTGCTGGCGCAGCGTCGGTTGTCGATCATGGAACAGGCGTTCCTGGCCCAGGAGACCGTCCGGACCGGGGATCGCGAACCGCTGCAACGAGCCATCACGGCGTTGCTCGAGATGGCCGCGCCGCAGCCCGGTCTGGGACTGGCCGCCACCCGGGTCTGTATCGCCGAGCTGACCGCCGGCGGCGATCCGTCGCCGGTGCTGCAACGGCTGCATGAGCTGGCCGGCACCGCCGGCCCGACCCCGCCCGGTGCGGGTGATGATCATCTGCGGTCGGCAGCCGTCCGGCTGGAGATGATCACGATCACCGGACCGCCCGGCGGCGGCAAGCCCGCCGACAGCCTGCCGGCGGCGCTCGCGGTCGGCGCGGAGTTGGGGGCCGGCCTCCCCGGGCACCGGCTCGGCCGCATCGAACCGTCCTCCGCGGTCTACGCCGCAGCCGTCCTCGATCTGCTGCCCGATGCCCTCGGTCCTGAGCTCGAACAGCGCTGGGGAACCACACCGCACGAGCTGGCGCAGCGGACCAGGAACACCGCCGTGGCCGATGCGTTGTGGCCGCCGCCGAGTATCGATCGCCCGGTCTCCGGGACGGCAACGGAGGACGAGCTCAGTGAGGTCGTCGGATGGCTGGTGCTGGGCCGGCCGATCGAATAGCCGACGGTCAGTCCTCGGAGTTGGCGATCGACCGGTGCGCCGACAGCAACGCGAATTCGACCCGTCCGGCGACCAGTCGTTCGGCGTTGTCCAGCACCTCGACCAGGTGCCCGTGCTCGGCCGACACACAGCCGATCCCGATGCCGGCCCGACGGTGCAGGTCCAAGTGATCAACCTCGGCCACACTGACGCCGAACCGCCGCAGCTCGGCGATCAGTGGTCGGACGGCCGCCCGCTTCTCCTTCAGCGAATGCACATCGCCGAGCAACAGGTCGAACTCGATCCAGCCGATCCACACCGACCCATCTTCCCAGACGCCACGGCTCTCATCGACGATGCAGACCGGGATCGTCGTCGGCGAAGGTGCGGACCGGGCCCGGCGGCGTGGCAGCGGTCTCGAAGCGTACGGTGACCCGGCCCAGTCCGGCGCCCCAGACCCATCCCGGGCCGTGTTCGTCGTGGACGACGTCGGCACCCGGTGGCCAGTCCATCCGCTGTCGGACCCGATGCAGGCCGGCGGCCTCGGCATCGACGCCGCCGCCTTCGTGCAGCGGCCGGTCGTCCGCGTCGGCGGTTCGGTCGTCAAGATCAGCACCGGCCTGAACGTCGTCGGCTTGATCAGGTTCGGCTCGATCAGGTTCGGCTCGATCAGGTTCGGGGGACAGGTCATCGGTGGCGCTGAACAGATCCTCCTGCAACACGTCAGTGAGTCCGGCGACCCCGACACCGACCAACCGCACGCCCGGAGCGGTGTCCACGTCGTCGAGCAGCGATCGGGCCAGCTCGGTGATCAACTCCACCCGATCGGTGGCGCCGGCGAAGGTCCGACTCCGGGTATGGGTGACGAAGCCGTGCAATCTGATCTTGAGCGTCACCGTCCGGGCCAGCAACCTGGCCGCAGTGAGCCGTCCGGCGACCTGACGGGCATCGGCGGTGATGATCGACAGCAGCTCGTCGCGGTCGACCAGGTCGGTCTCGAAGGTGTCCTCGACCGAGATCGACTTCGCCTCCCGTTCGGGCTCGACCGCGCGATCGTCGACGGCGTTGGCCAGCCGGCGCAACCCGGTCCCGTGCGACCGGCCGATCTCGCGGATCAGCTCTGCTTCGTCAATAGCCTGCAGATCGGCGATCGTGCTGATCCCGATCCGACGCAGCCGGTCGAAGGTCGCCGGTCCGACGCCGGGGATCTTCCGGACACTCATCGGACTGATCAACGCCACCTCGGTGCCGGGCTCGACCAGGGTGAACCCGTCCGGCTTGCCGAGCTCGGTGGCGAGCTTGGCGATGAACTTGGAGGTGCCGACCCCGATCGAAGCGGTCAGCCCGCCGGTCACCTCGGCCACCTCGTCCTTGATCGACCCGGCCAGTGCGGCGAGCCCGTCGGCGGTCAGCTGGACCGGCCTGGTCGCGGCGGCGAGATCGACGAAGGCCTCGTCCAGACTGAGCGGCTCGACCAGGGGCGAAAGATCTCGCAGCACCCCCATCACGGCACGGCTGGCGGCGCGATAGGCGTCGAACCGACCGGACAGGAAGGCCGCGTGCGGACAGCGGCGCCTGGCCTCGTGGGCCGGCATCGCCGAGTGCACGCCAAACTGCCGGGCCTCGTACGACGCCGTCGAGACGACACCGCGGGCGCCGACCCCGCCGACGATCACCGGCTTGCCGCGCAGTGACGGCTTGTCCCGTTGCTCCACCGAGGCGAAGAAGGCGTCCAGGTCCAGATGGAGGATCGACGCCTGGCTTCGCACCCGGCCATTGTGCCGCACCGCCGAGAGCCTCAGGCCAGCAGCAACACCGCCGCGACGATCATCCCGGCCGCGGTCGCGCCATGGATGCCGAATGCTCGGGCCCCGCTGCCGCGGTTGGCCAGCACCACCAGCATGTCGCCGATCGGGATCAGCGCCTCGACCAGGAACAGCCACGGCAGGGCGTCGGGGTGCACGAAGAACAACGTGATCGGGGCGACCCCGGAGGCGATGTCCCGGACGCCCTTGACCTGCCACCAGCCGCGAGCGTCCGGATCGGGAAGGACCGGCAGACCGAAGCCTGCGGCGTTGGACGCATTGCGCGCTAGGTAGAGCGCTCCGATGCCGATGATGGCGAGACTGACGATCCAGACCAGGACCGACCCGATGATGTGCATGCTGTGCTCTTCCGGTTCAGGATCTAGCAACGCTAGAAGTGCTAGCAATGCTAGATGTAGTCGTGCGGAATGTCTAGCGGTGCTAGGGTCTGACCGTGCCAGCCCGCCAGCGCCAGCAGCAGAGCCGTCACCTCCGAGCCGAGGCGATCATCGAGGCGGCGCGCTCGCTGGCCGAACGGGACGGTTGGGACGCGGTCACCACCCGCCGGCTCTCCGAGGCCATCGACTACAGCCAGCCGGTCCTCTACGGACACTTCCCGTCCGGCAAGTCCGGCATCATGGATGCCGTTGCCCTGCAGGGATTCGAGCGCCTGGCGAGCAAGATCAGAAGTGACCGCGGGGGAGCACGGACCCAGCGCAGCCGGGTCACCCGACTGGTGCACAGCTATCTGGGTTTCGCCGATCAGGAGCCGGCGGTCTATCTGGCCATGTTCGCTCGGCCGACCGCGTTGCCGTTCGGCGTCGAGAGCACTCCGGAGCAGCTCCGCCGAGCCTACGACGAGCTTGCCGAGTCGGTTGCCGGCTGCGGCGGCGGTGACGATCCGGAGACCTTCGTCGAGGTGATCTGGAGCGCGTTGCACGGCATGGTGATGCTGTCCCGCGACGACCGGCTCCGCCCGTCGGCGCGAGCCCGACGGATCAGGACTCTGGTCGATCGCTTCGTCGACTAGTGGCCACTAGACCGGCTCGGGAACCAGTGCCGCCAGCCGTTGCAGCCGCTCGGCGGTGACCGAACCCGCCGGCGCGGTGTAGACACACAACCGCAGGTGTGGCGCTGCCGGAATGGGAAAGGCCTGGAAGGTGACGTCCAGGTCACCGACATGCGGGTTGCGGATCCGCTTGTGCCCATGGCTCTGTTCGGCGACCCGCTGTGCTTCCCAGGCCCGGCGGAAGTCGGCGTTCTCGGTGTGCAGACGGTGGATCACGGCGTTCAGCCGGCTGGGGGAGGTCTGCCGGCCGAGGTCGCCGCGCAGCGTGGCAACGGTCTCGTCGGCATGCAACTGCCAATCGGGGAAGAGCTCCCGGGCGCCGGGATCGTTGAAGATCAACAGGGCCGAATTCAACTCGGCCTCCTCGATCCGTTCCAGGTCGAAGGTGACGACCCCACCGCTGCGGTTCCAGGCCAGCAGGTCGTGCCCTGGACCGTAGATCATCGCCGGCGACGCCGGATCGAGGGCGTCCAGCAGGTCTTGGGCGGCCGCCGGCACGATCGGACGCGGGTGGTCGGCGAGTTCGCAGGAGTGCTCGTGATCGCCGTGCTGGGCGGGACGGGTGATGTTGCGCAGGTAGCTGTGCTCGCCCGCCGTCAGCCGCAGCGCACGGGCGATCGCGTCCAGCACCGAGTCCGACATGCCGTGTGCCCGGCCCTGCTCGATCCGGGTGTAGTAGTCGACGCTGATCCCGGCGCGCTGGGCGACCTCCTCCCGGCGCAGCCCGTGCACCCGGCGCCGGGGCGGCCCGTCGTCGAAGCCGAGATCTCGCGGATCCAACGCTGCTCGGCGAGCCTTGAGGAACGGTGTGATGGCATCGGTCGTGTTGTCGCCCACTCCGAAATCTTATGCGCAACCTGGTCCTGCCAGACCCCGGTTGAAGCGGGCCTGGTCCGCTCCCGGCAGCCGACGAAGACTGGCCCCGACGTCAGGACAGGGCGACGTCAGGACATGACAACGAGGAGCAAGACATGCAACGCAGGACTTTGGGTGGCACCGGCATCTCGGTGAGCAACTTCGCGCTGGGCGCGATGATGTTCGGTGCGATCGGCAACACCGACCACGAGGATTCGATCCGGATCATCCATCGGGCGCTCGATGCCGGGATCAACTTCGTCGACACCGCCGACATCTATTCCGACGGCGAGTCCGAGGAGATCGTCGGCAAGGCGATCAAGGGCCGCCGCGACGAGATCGTCCTGGCCAGCAAGGCACACGGCTCGATGGGGCCGGACGCCAATCACGGCGGTAACTCCCGACGCTGGTTGGTCCGCGCAGTGGAGAATTCGCTGCGTCGGCTGGGCACCGATCATCTCGATCTCTACCAGATCCATCGCCCCGATCCGACGACCGATATCGAGGAGACGCTGGCCGCACTGACCGACCTGGTCTCGGCCGGCAAGGTGCTCGCGGTCGGCAGTTCGACCTTCCCCGCCGAGCAGATCGTCGAGGCCCAGTGGGCGGCACAGCAGCGCGGGACGGTTCGCT
Protein-coding sequences here:
- a CDS encoding TetR/AcrR family transcriptional regulator: MPARQRQQQSRHLRAEAIIEAARSLAERDGWDAVTTRRLSEAIDYSQPVLYGHFPSGKSGIMDAVALQGFERLASKIRSDRGGARTQRSRVTRLVHSYLGFADQEPAVYLAMFARPTALPFGVESTPEQLRRAYDELAESVAGCGGGDDPETFVEVIWSALHGMVMLSRDDRLRPSARARRIRTLVDRFVD
- a CDS encoding helix-turn-helix domain-containing protein, coding for MGDNTTDAITPFLKARRAALDPRDLGFDDGPPRRRVHGLRREEVAQRAGISVDYYTRIEQGRAHGMSDSVLDAIARALRLTAGEHSYLRNITRPAQHGDHEHSCELADHPRPIVPAAAQDLLDALDPASPAMIYGPGHDLLAWNRSGGVVTFDLERIEEAELNSALLIFNDPGARELFPDWQLHADETVATLRGDLGRQTSPSRLNAVIHRLHTENADFRRAWEAQRVAEQSHGHKRIRNPHVGDLDVTFQAFPIPAAPHLRLCVYTAPAGSVTAERLQRLAALVPEPV
- a CDS encoding DNA polymerase IV; this encodes MRSQASILHLDLDAFFASVEQRDKPSLRGKPVIVGGVGARGVVSTASYEARQFGVHSAMPAHEARRRCPHAAFLSGRFDAYRAASRAVMGVLRDLSPLVEPLSLDEAFVDLAAATRPVQLTADGLAALAGSIKDEVAEVTGGLTASIGVGTSKFIAKLATELGKPDGFTLVEPGTEVALISPMSVRKIPGVGPATFDRLRRIGISTIADLQAIDEAELIREIGRSHGTGLRRLANAVDDRAVEPEREAKSISVEDTFETDLVDRDELLSIITADARQVAGRLTAARLLARTVTLKIRLHGFVTHTRSRTFAGATDRVELITELARSLLDDVDTAPGVRLVGVGVAGLTDVLQEDLFSATDDLSPEPDRAEPDRAEPDQADDVQAGADLDDRTADADDRPLHEGGGVDAEAAGLHRVRQRMDWPPGADVVHDEHGPGWVWGAGLGRVTVRFETAATPPGPVRTFADDDPGLHRR
- a CDS encoding Fpg/Nei family DNA glycosylase, with translation MPEGHTLHRLALDLTDAFAGTHPRVSSPQGRFAESAAIIDGRLCTGAQANGKHLWLEFEDQLLHIHLGLIGKFSLAPPAPPRGEIRVRIASPELAADLSGPQLCVLRTDAELRAQLAKLGPDPLRPDADPDLAWQRIRRSNRPIGALLMDQSVLSGVGNVYRAEVLFRQRIRPHIEGNRLKRKSWQAIWDDLVWLMPQGVRDNRIDTVRDEHTPEAMGRPPRVDDHGGEVYVYRRSQQPCLVCGSRVRTEVLAGRNLFWCGRCQRRS
- a CDS encoding DUF4267 domain-containing protein; protein product: MHIIGSVLVWIVSLAIIGIGALYLARNASNAAGFGLPVLPDPDARGWWQVKGVRDIASGVAPITLFFVHPDALPWLFLVEALIPIGDMLVVLANRGSGARAFGIHGATAAGMIVAAVLLLA
- a CDS encoding DUF503 domain-containing protein yields the protein MWIGWIEFDLLLGDVHSLKEKRAAVRPLIAELRRFGVSVAEVDHLDLHRRAGIGIGCVSAEHGHLVEVLDNAERLVAGRVEFALLSAHRSIANSED